A genomic segment from Triticum dicoccoides isolate Atlit2015 ecotype Zavitan chromosome 1A, WEW_v2.0, whole genome shotgun sequence encodes:
- the LOC119365915 gene encoding protein NETWORKED 4B-like, producing MKGTQGSQLRKSRSWWWDSHISPENSKWLSENLQEMEMQVKETLGLVEEEGESSAEKAEVYWQERPVLVAHIKKFYRMYRTLAERYDNVTGELRKNIPSSLQPHGSFGAPESDSETQSPPSAEQKPKTRSDCFDVSIGSGVSSDVSKKGSDGSSSSSESESELDESKEENGNSMFYALSQRIIELEVELHEARGKLDALGEKNTISEVSEHDEKLREDLEEVNSEKEALEAALLANKNETDGLKEAMASAARQFEIELAHRDLEVDKCKQELGELSAKYLHDKSALEAEIGMLQGVITNFEGELAKLSQEKLQLGSRIEELEEAACCLDYSASEVVKLQEAMKNTKAELEEVLLEKEETIKNLEAQLETASQEKSILQDSIKELERVVCDSEEKHSLEKSDLSAELSTLSEANASLEGKLASMEAELKQAYADMAEEQMNSEKHISELNQDLANLTSKLELILSEKDTVDNKLATLLTDITARDEKMKQMDGHLSQLQLEHAKISAESAIVHESLSELRARVSELEELVEKQNLAISEGAEGKREAIRQLCFTLEHYRSGYQQLREMLQQGHRRPPMLMAA from the exons ATGAAAGGAACTCAAGGGTCACAGTTAAGGAAATCCCGTTCATGGTGGTGGGATAGCCACATTAGTCCAGAAAACTCCAAGTGGCTCTCAGAGAACTTACAAG AGATGGAGATGCAAGTGAAAGAGAcgctgggacttgttgaggaggaaGGTGAATCCTCTGCAGAAAAGGCTGAGGTGTATTGGCAAGAACGACCTGTGCTTGTTGCCCACATCAAAAAATTCTATCGCATGTATCGCACCCTTGCTGAGCGGTACGACAATGTAACTGGAGAACTGCGCAAAAATATCCCATCATCACTGCAGCCACATGGCTCTTTTGGTGCCCCTGAATCAGATTCTGAGACACAGTCTCCTCCATCTGCAGAGCAAAAGCCAAAAACTCGATCAGATTGCTTCGATGTGTCCATTGGCTCTGGTGTGAGCTCTGACGTATCCAAGAAGGGGAGTGATGGGTCTTCATCGTCTTCAGAGTCTGAGTCAGAGCTTGATGAAAGCAAAGAGGAAAATGGCAACAGCATGTTTTATGCCTTGAGCCAAAGAATTATTGAGCTTGAAGTTGAGCTTCATGAAGCAAGGGGGAAACTTGATGCTTTGGGGGAAAAGAATACCATCTCAGAAGTGTCTGAACATGACGAAAAACTGCGGGAGGATCTTGAAGAAGTCAACAGTGAGAAGGAAGCATTGGAAGCTGCGCTGTTGGCGAACAAAAATGAGACTGATGGGCTGAAGGAAGCAATGGCCTCAGCAGCTAGGCAGTTTGAAATTGAATTAGCGCATCGTGATCTTGAAGTTGATAAGTGCAAGCAGGAGCTTGGAGAACTTTCAGCGAAGTATCTGCATGATAAATCTGCTCTTGAGGCTGAGATTGGAATGCTCCAAGGAGTTATCACAAATTTTGAAGGTGAGCTAGCAAAACTGTCACAGGAGAAGTTGCAGCTCGGGTCTCGGATTGAAGAGCTAGAAGAGGCAGCATGCTGCTTAGATTATTCAGCTTCCGAGGTGGTGAAGCTGCAAGAGGCAATGAAGAATACAAAAGCAGAACTGGAGGAAGTTTTACTGGAGAAAGAAGAAACCATCAAGAACCTAGAAGCACAGCTAGAAACTGCCTCACAAGAGAAATCAATACTCCAGGACAGTATTAAGGAGCTGGAGAGGGTGGTGTGTGATTCTGAGGAAAAACATTCACTGGAGAAATCTGATCTTAGCGCTGAACTTTCAACACTATCAGAAGCCAATGCCTCTCTCGAAGGCAAGCTGGCATCCATGGAAGCAGAGCTTAAGCAAGCTTATGCTGACATGGCAGAAGAACAAATGAACAGCGAGAAACATATTTCTGAGCTGAATCAAGACCTTGCCAATCTTACAAGCAAGCTTGAACTGATATTATCAGAGAAAGACACAGTTGATAACAAGCTGGCCACTCTACTAACTGACATCACAGCACGTGATGAAAAGATGAAACAGATGGATGGCCACCTTAGTCAGCTTCAACTTGAGCATGCCAAGATATCAGCAGAGTCCGCTATTGTGCATGAGTCCCTGTCGGAGCTGCGTGCTCGGGTTTCTGAGCTCGAGGAACTTGTGGAGAAGCAGAACCTCGCGATCTCTGAGGGCGCCGAGGGGAAGCGTGAGGCGATTAGGCAGCTGTGCTTCACCCTTGAGCATTACCGCAGCGGGTACCAGCAGCTGCGTGAGATGCTGCAGCAGGGCCACAGGAGACCACCGATGCTGATGGCAGCCTGA
- the LOC119365933 gene encoding UDP-xylose transporter 3-like, whose amino-acid sequence MGVGGEKIQLGTVGALGLSVVSSVSIVICNKALMSSLGFTFATTLTSWHLLVTFCSLHVALWMKFFEHKAFDSRTVMGFGVLNGISIGLLNLSLGFNSVGFYQMTKLAIIPCTVILETLFFRKKFSRTIQISLSVLLLGVGVATMTDLQLNAVGSILSLLAIITTCIAQIMTNTIQKKFKVSSTQLLYQSCPYQSLTLFLIGPFLDGFLTNQNVFAFNYTSNVVFFIVLSCLISVSVNFSTFLVIGKTSPVTYQVLGHLKTCLVLTFGYVLLHDPFSWRNILGILIAVVGMVLYSYFCSIETQPKNTDVSAQQSKEGDSAPLISDSLSKVENGGDDDEPLKVPMWSSKYSRA is encoded by the exons ATGGGCGTCGGAGGGGAGAAGATCCAGCTGGGGACGGTGGGGGCGCTGGGCCTCTCCGTGGTGTCCTCCGTGTCCATTGTCATCTGCAACAAGGCCCTCATGAGCTCCCTCGGCTTCACCTTCG CTACCACCTTGACGAGCTGGCATCTCCTGGTCACTTTCTGCTCCCTTCATGTGGCACTATGGATGAAGTTTTTCGAGCACAAGGCTTTTGATTCGAGAACTGTCATGGGATTCGGAGTACTCAATGGCATCTCCATTGGGCTCCTCAATCTGAGTCTTGGTTTCAATTCTGTTGGCTTTTACCAG ATGACAAAGCTGGCCATCATCCCCTGCACTGTTATTTTGGAGACTCTTTTCTTCAGGAAGAAGTTCAG CCGGACTATCCAGATCTCCCTTTCCGTGCTTCTTTTGGGTGTCGGTGTTGCAACCATGACTGATTTGCAACTCAATGCTGTGGGGTCCATACTGTCCTTGCTGGCCATTATCACGACTTGCATCGCTCAaatc ATGACAAACACTATTCAGAAGAAATTCAAGGTTTCTTCAACCCAGCTGCTATATCAGTCTTGTCCTTACCAGTCATTGACACTGTTTCTTATCGGCCCGTTCCTTGATGGATTCCTGACTAACCAAAACGTCTTTGCTTTCAATTACACATCTAACGTTGTG TTTTtcatcgtcttgtcgtgtttgataTCGGTCTCAGTAAACTTCAGCACCTTTCTTGTGATCGGAAAGACATCTCCTGTTACTTACCAAGTCCTGGGCCATCTTAAAACATGCCTAGTTTTGACCTTCGGCTACGTTTTGCTTCATGATCCGTTTAGCTGGAGAAACATACTTGGCATCCTAATTGCGGTTGTTGGGATGGTACTATATTCATACTTCTGCTCAATAGAGACTCAACCAAAAAATACCGATGTCTCCGCACAGCAG TCAAAAGAAGGTGACTCGGCACCTTTGATCTCTGATTCTTTGAGCAAAGTTGAAAATGGAGGTGATGACGATGAGCCTTTGAAGGTACCGATGTGGAGCTCAAAGTACTCAAGGGCGTGA